From one Tsukamurella tyrosinosolvens genomic stretch:
- a CDS encoding isoprenyl transferase, with amino-acid sequence MRRGRSKTAVSGAGAPVTVRPPDPHPSGATPPEIPAELVPNHVALVMDGNGRWAKERGMARTEGHKRGEAVLMDTVCGCIEIGVKQLSAYAFSTENWSRSPEEVRFLMGFNRDVIRRRRDEMHEMGVRVKWAGRRPRLWASVIKELEVAEELTKDNTVMTLTMCVNYGGRAEIVDAAREIARRAAAGEINPDRITEQSFQQYLYQPDMPDVDLFLRPSGEKRSSNFLLWESAYAEYVYQDTLFPDFDRRNLWDACLEYAKRDRRFGGAQ; translated from the coding sequence CTGCGGCGGGGTAGGTCCAAGACTGCTGTTTCCGGTGCGGGAGCGCCGGTCACCGTCCGCCCGCCGGACCCGCATCCGTCGGGGGCGACGCCGCCGGAGATCCCCGCGGAGCTGGTGCCGAACCACGTTGCCCTCGTCATGGACGGCAACGGCCGCTGGGCCAAGGAGCGCGGCATGGCGCGCACCGAAGGGCACAAGCGCGGCGAGGCCGTGCTCATGGACACCGTCTGCGGGTGCATCGAGATCGGCGTGAAGCAGCTGTCGGCGTACGCCTTCTCGACGGAGAACTGGTCGCGCAGCCCGGAGGAGGTGCGCTTCCTCATGGGGTTCAACCGCGACGTGATCCGCCGCCGCCGCGACGAGATGCACGAGATGGGCGTCCGGGTGAAGTGGGCCGGACGGCGGCCGCGCCTGTGGGCCAGCGTGATCAAGGAGCTCGAGGTCGCCGAGGAGCTCACCAAGGACAACACCGTCATGACGCTGACGATGTGCGTCAACTACGGCGGCCGGGCCGAGATCGTCGACGCCGCACGGGAGATCGCGCGTCGCGCCGCGGCCGGGGAGATCAACCCGGACCGCATCACCGAGCAGTCCTTCCAGCAGTACCTCTATCAACCGGACATGCCGGACGTGGACCTGTTCCTGCGGCCGTCGGGGGAGAAGCGGAGCTCGAACTTCCTGCTGTGGGAGAGCGCCTACGCCGAATACGTCTACCAGGACACGCTGTTCCCCGACTTCGACCGCAGGAACCTCTGGGACGCGTGCCTGGAGTACGCCAAGCGCGACCGCCGGTTCGGCGGCGCCCAGTGA
- the recO gene encoding DNA repair protein RecO, translating to MRSYRDSAVVLRQHKLGEADYILTLLTRDNGLVRAVAKGVRRPRSRFGARLELFAHVDLQLHPGRNLDMVTQVHSIAAYSGDLAGDYGRYTTACAVIETAERLAGEERAPALELHRLTVGALRAIAAGVRDRDLVLISFLLRAMESAGWAPALTICARCGDEGPHRAFHVAAGGAVCVHCRPSGSAVPGQGVLDLMAALARADFDFAETTGERVRRQANGLAAAHLQWHVGRQLRSLPMIERHAPHSPALAAGEREVDGAGTAAG from the coding sequence ATGAGGTCGTACCGGGACAGCGCTGTGGTGCTGCGGCAGCACAAGCTGGGGGAGGCCGACTACATCCTCACGCTGCTGACCCGGGACAACGGCCTGGTCCGCGCCGTCGCGAAGGGGGTGCGCCGGCCGCGGTCGCGGTTCGGCGCCCGGCTGGAGCTGTTCGCGCACGTCGACCTGCAGCTGCACCCCGGCCGCAACCTGGACATGGTGACGCAGGTGCACTCGATCGCCGCCTACTCGGGCGATCTGGCGGGCGACTACGGCCGCTACACCACGGCGTGCGCGGTGATCGAGACCGCGGAGCGGCTGGCGGGCGAGGAGCGGGCCCCGGCGCTGGAGCTGCACCGGCTCACCGTCGGCGCGTTGCGGGCCATCGCGGCCGGCGTGCGCGACCGCGACCTCGTCCTGATCTCGTTCCTGCTGCGCGCCATGGAGTCAGCGGGCTGGGCACCCGCGCTCACGATCTGCGCCCGCTGCGGCGACGAGGGGCCGCATCGCGCCTTCCACGTGGCCGCCGGAGGCGCCGTCTGCGTGCACTGCCGCCCGTCGGGCTCGGCGGTGCCGGGGCAGGGCGTGCTGGACCTGATGGCGGCCCTCGCCCGAGCCGATTTCGACTTCGCCGAGACCACGGGCGAGCGGGTGCGCAGGCAGGCCAACGGCCTCGCCGCCGCACACCTACAGTGGCACGTGGGGCGGCAGCTGCGGTCGCTGCCCATGATCGAGCGGCACGCGCCGCACAGCCCGGCCCTCGCGGCCGGTGAGAGGGAGGTCGACGGTGCCGGGACTGCGGCGGGGTAG
- a CDS encoding organic hydroperoxide resistance protein, with protein MNPVYTAEAIATGAGRDGRTRTDDGRVDLQLAIPKEMGGSGDGANPEQLFAAGYAACFHSALQMVARSQKVDLGDSSVGARVGIGPNGSGGFGLTVALEVVIPDVEHDAAQALADAAHQVCPYSNAVRGNVDVSVTVADD; from the coding sequence ATGAATCCCGTCTACACCGCCGAGGCCATCGCCACCGGCGCCGGCCGCGACGGCCGCACCCGTACCGACGACGGTCGCGTCGACCTGCAGCTCGCCATCCCGAAGGAGATGGGCGGCTCGGGCGACGGCGCGAACCCCGAGCAACTCTTCGCCGCCGGCTACGCCGCCTGCTTCCACAGCGCCCTGCAGATGGTGGCCCGCTCGCAGAAGGTCGACCTCGGCGACTCCAGCGTGGGTGCCCGGGTCGGCATCGGCCCCAACGGTTCCGGCGGTTTCGGCCTCACCGTCGCGCTCGAGGTCGTCATCCCCGACGTCGAGCACGACGCCGCCCAGGCCCTCGCGGACGCGGCGCACCAGGTCTGCCCGTACTCGAACGCCGTGCGCGGCAACGTCGACGTCTCCGTGACCGTCGCCGACGACTGA
- a CDS encoding MarR family winged helix-turn-helix transcriptional regulator: protein MEANQTLNEQLCFALYSAARVASNAYREELTALGLTYTQYVTLLALWERDGVTVSALGERLRLDSGTLSPLIRRLEGAGLLERRRDQADERLVTVHVTDAGRALRPRVDAARSRVYEGFNLPVEDAIALRDLANRFCAAHT from the coding sequence GTGGAAGCGAACCAGACCTTGAACGAACAGCTCTGCTTCGCGCTGTACTCGGCCGCGCGGGTGGCGTCCAACGCCTACCGCGAGGAACTGACGGCGCTGGGCCTCACGTACACCCAGTACGTCACGCTGCTCGCCCTGTGGGAGCGCGACGGCGTCACGGTCTCCGCACTCGGCGAACGGCTGCGCCTCGACAGCGGCACCCTCTCACCGCTCATCCGCCGGCTCGAGGGAGCGGGCCTGCTCGAACGCCGCCGCGACCAGGCCGACGAGCGTCTGGTCACGGTCCATGTCACCGACGCCGGGCGCGCGCTGCGCCCCAGGGTCGATGCCGCGAGGAGCCGGGTCTACGAGGGCTTCAACCTGCCCGTGGAGGACGCGATCGCCCTCCGCGATCTGGCGAACCGCTTCTGCGCAGCGCACACCTGA
- a CDS encoding cytidine deaminase yields MTETSDEDRKLVTLARGAMARAGAGHGAAVRDLDGRTYAGAPVALTSLALTGLQVAVATALSSGAAGFEAAVLVGSADGADAGVAALHEVSAAAPVLLFDARGEALT; encoded by the coding sequence ACATCCGACGAGGATCGCAAGCTGGTGACCCTCGCGCGCGGCGCGATGGCGCGGGCCGGTGCCGGGCACGGCGCCGCGGTCCGCGACCTCGACGGCCGCACCTACGCGGGAGCGCCCGTCGCCCTGACGTCCCTCGCGCTGACGGGGCTGCAGGTGGCCGTCGCGACGGCGCTCAGCTCCGGGGCCGCGGGCTTCGAGGCCGCCGTCCTGGTGGGTTCGGCCGACGGTGCCGACGCCGGCGTCGCCGCCCTGCACGAGGTGTCCGCCGCGGCACCGGTCCTGTTGTTCGACGCACGGGGAGAGGCCCTGACGTGA
- a CDS encoding zinc-binding dehydrogenase, translating to MRALIQDEFGDPASVLSVREVPLPEPRPGQVRIRTLLAPIHNHDLWTVKGDYGYKPALPAASGSEAVGVIDALGEGVEGFTVGQRVATGSAFGTWAEYFVAGAAGLLPVPGEISDEAAAQLFSMPFSAISLLDYLNVQPGQWIVQNTANGMVGRMLAQLASARGINVTGLVRRSAAVDELATFGVTNVIATDTEGWRDRAKELAGEAGYAAAVDSIGGAASTQLALLLGQRGTLVSFGAMSATNPGEGAMLEIPVNVAIFKEIVVKGFWGRTVSQEMDPAKRAELMGEVISGVAAGTLALPVDGVYPLDEVSSAAAASGRPGRVGKVLLRP from the coding sequence ATGCGTGCACTGATCCAGGACGAGTTCGGCGACCCCGCGAGCGTCCTGTCCGTCCGTGAGGTCCCGCTGCCCGAGCCGCGGCCCGGCCAGGTGCGGATCCGCACCCTGCTCGCCCCGATCCACAACCACGACCTGTGGACCGTGAAGGGCGACTACGGCTACAAGCCCGCCCTCCCCGCGGCGTCGGGCTCCGAGGCCGTCGGCGTCATCGACGCGCTCGGCGAGGGCGTCGAGGGTTTCACCGTCGGCCAGCGCGTCGCCACCGGCTCAGCCTTCGGCACGTGGGCCGAGTACTTCGTCGCCGGCGCCGCAGGCCTCCTGCCGGTCCCCGGGGAGATCTCCGACGAGGCCGCCGCCCAGCTCTTCTCCATGCCGTTCAGCGCGATCAGCCTGCTCGACTACCTGAACGTCCAGCCGGGGCAGTGGATCGTGCAGAACACCGCGAACGGCATGGTCGGGCGCATGCTGGCGCAGCTCGCGTCCGCCCGGGGGATCAACGTCACGGGCCTGGTCCGACGGTCCGCCGCCGTCGACGAGCTCGCGACCTTCGGAGTGACGAACGTGATCGCCACCGACACCGAGGGCTGGCGCGACCGCGCCAAGGAGCTCGCCGGTGAGGCGGGCTACGCGGCGGCCGTCGACTCGATCGGTGGCGCGGCGAGCACCCAGCTCGCCCTCCTGCTCGGGCAGCGCGGCACCCTGGTCTCGTTCGGCGCGATGAGCGCCACCAACCCGGGCGAGGGCGCGATGCTGGAGATCCCCGTCAACGTCGCGATCTTCAAGGAGATCGTGGTCAAGGGGTTCTGGGGTCGCACCGTGAGCCAGGAGATGGATCCCGCCAAGCGCGCCGAGCTGATGGGCGAGGTGATCAGCGGCGTGGCGGCCGGCACTCTCGCACTCCCCGTCGACGGGGTGTACCCGCTCGACGAGGTCTCCTCCGCCGCAGCGGCGAGCGGCCGGCCGGGCCGCGTGGGCAAGGTCCTGCTGCGCCCCTGA
- the era gene encoding GTPase Era — protein sequence MTEEIQTPGDEGEDFRSGFVCFVGRPNTGKSTLTNALVGTKVAITSSRPQTTRSTIRGIVNRPDSQIVLVDTPGLHRPRTLLGQRLNDLVRDTYSEVDLICLTIPADEKIGPGDKYILEQVRHMAPRTPLMGVVTKIDKVGRDKVAEQLLAVSAFLGDGCDVIPVSATSGEQVEDLVRLIASKMKPGPAFYPDGEITDTDDDTMMAELIREAALEGVRDELPHSLAVVIEEVLEREKTEAQEKSGKPAMLEVHALLYVERPSQKAIIIGKGGSRLKSVGTAARGEIEKLLGRKVYLSLHVKVAKDWQRDPKQLGRLGF from the coding sequence GTGACCGAAGAGATCCAGACGCCCGGCGACGAGGGCGAGGACTTCCGGTCCGGCTTCGTGTGCTTCGTGGGGCGGCCCAACACCGGCAAGTCCACGCTGACCAACGCGCTCGTCGGGACGAAGGTCGCGATCACCAGCTCGCGGCCCCAGACCACCCGCTCGACGATCCGCGGCATCGTCAACCGGCCCGACAGCCAGATCGTGCTGGTGGACACCCCCGGCCTGCACCGCCCGCGCACGCTGCTGGGCCAGCGCCTCAACGACCTGGTGCGCGACACCTACTCCGAAGTCGACCTGATCTGCCTCACCATTCCGGCGGACGAGAAGATCGGCCCCGGCGACAAGTACATCCTCGAGCAGGTGCGGCACATGGCGCCCCGCACGCCGTTGATGGGCGTGGTCACCAAGATCGACAAGGTGGGGCGCGACAAGGTCGCCGAACAGCTGCTGGCCGTCTCGGCGTTCCTGGGCGACGGCTGCGACGTGATCCCGGTGTCGGCGACGTCCGGCGAGCAGGTCGAGGACCTGGTGCGGCTGATCGCATCGAAGATGAAGCCGGGCCCCGCGTTCTATCCGGACGGCGAGATCACCGACACCGACGACGACACCATGATGGCGGAGCTGATCCGCGAGGCCGCGCTGGAGGGCGTCCGCGACGAGTTGCCGCACTCGCTGGCCGTGGTCATCGAGGAGGTGCTCGAGCGGGAGAAGACCGAGGCGCAGGAGAAGTCCGGCAAGCCGGCGATGCTCGAGGTGCACGCGCTCCTGTACGTGGAGCGGCCCTCGCAGAAGGCGATCATCATCGGCAAGGGCGGGTCCCGGTTGAAGTCCGTGGGCACCGCGGCGCGCGGCGAGATCGAGAAGCTCCTGGGCCGGAAGGTCTACCTCTCCCTGCACGTCAAGGTCGCCAAGGACTGGCAGCGCGATCCGAAGCAGCTGGGCCGCCTGGGCTTCTAA